AAGTGCACAAGGAGCAGATGAAGGGAAAAGCACAACTTTTACTATAACTCAAAACACTCAAAAGGTTTATGATAAAATAAATGATTTTTTAGATAAATATAATGCTATAGTAGATAAAATTCAGACTAAATTAAGTGAGAAGAAAAGTTATGATTATCCACCATTAACAGATGCACAGAGGTCTAGTATGAGTGCTTCCCAAATTACCGATTGGGAAACAAAAGCTAAAACTGGCATACTTAGAAATGATGAAAATCTTCAAAGTCTTCTTACATCTATGAGAAGTGCCTTTACCACAGCAGTTTCTAATACAGGTTTAAGTTTTGGGAAATATGGCAGTAACTCTATAGGACTAGATACCTCCAGTGATATAACAGAAGGTGGAAAGATAACTATTGTTGATGAACAAAAATTTAAAGCGGCTATAGCTGAACATGGTGATCAAATACTAAAATTATTTACTAATATTTCAGATTCTACGGATAAAACAACTAAATTTAATGAAAGCGGAATATTTCAGAGACTTAGCAGTATATTTGTTGACAATGTGGGTTATACAGGAACCACTTTAAATAGTGCCATACTTACAAAGTATGCAAACTATCAAGGAGATTATAGTATCTATGGAAGTTCAGGAACTAATACCCTTCCAGATCAACTGTATAGACAAACACTATTGATTAAAAAACTTAACTCTGATTTTAGTGATAAACAGGAAAAATATTATCAACAGTTTTCAGCATTAGAAACGGCTTTGACCCAGATGAATGCACAACAGTCAATGCTTTCACAATACGGAATGTAATAATGAAATAAAAAATTGGAAAACATTTTTTATTTAGTTGACAGTGGAGAGTGGATAGTTGAAAGTTAAAAAATTAATAATGACTCTCCACTATCCACTTTCAACTTTCCACTGTTTTTACAGATTGGAGAACTAAAATGAATACATTAAAACAGTATTTAGATTATTATAAAAATATCACTATAGAGCTTATAAACAATCTCTACTGCGATAAATTAGATGATATAGATGAATTTATGAAGAAAAGACAGAGCATTTTAGAAGAGATAGGACAATTAAACTGTTCAAAAAAGGAGTTTAATTTAATAACAACTGAAATTGAACTGCCTGAAATTGAAAAAAGATTAAAGTATGTAATGACAGAAAAAAAGGAAAAGTTATTAATGGAAATGGAAAAGATGGCAATGTCAAGAAATGCCAACAATAGCTATAATAAAAATCTGTATGGTAAGTCACAGGTGTTTAGTAAGAAAATATAATTATTCAAAGAATAAAGTTCAAAGAACAGAGTTCAAATAATGTAATTTTGCCTCTTGGGCAAAATGAAATATAAAAATTTTCTGACGCAGGAAGAAAATTCACATTATTTGTTCTTTAATCTTTGAACTTTGTTATTTTTTGAACTGTCCACTATCCACTTTCAACTCTCCACTAAAATGAAATCTGTGCTATAATTATAAAAAACTAACTAGATTTTGGGAGGGTTTATCATGAGAAAACGCTTCAATACTACCGGTGTTTGCATTCCTCATAAGCATTTTATGGTTAATATAGATAATAAAATAGATGAAGTTGAAAAAATGGTTTTTAGAGGGGAATATTTCATTATAAATAGACCACGTCAGTATGGAAAGACAACTATATTATCAGAATTATCTAAAAGACTGCAAAAGAAATATTTAGTTATTCGTTCAAGTTTTGAAGGTATAGGGGATACGATATTCGAAAATGAACAGATATTCAGCAGTAAAATATTAAGTATATTTTCAAAAACACTGAGATTTACTAATAAGGAAAAAGCAAGTGAATTAGAAAAATTAGGTAAGAACTTAAAAAGTTTAGAAGAAGTTTCAGAAGGAATCACAGAATTTGTAATGAATTCAGATAAAGAAGTCATTCTTTTTATAGATGAAGTTGATAAAAGTAGTAATAATCAACTTTTTTTGAGCTTTTTAGGAGTACTTAGAAATAAATTTTTATTAAAAGAACAGGGATTAGATTATACTTTCCATAGTGTAATATTAGCAGGTGTATATGATGTTAAAAATTTAAAATTAAAATTACGTCCGAAAGAAGAAAAAAAATACAATAGTCCCTGGAACATAGCGGTAAACTTTGAAGTAGATATGAATTTTAAGCCAGTTGAAATAGAAACTATGCTTAAACAATATGTACAGGAAACTGGTATTTCAATGGATACAGAAACAATAGCCAATAAACTTTATTATTATACCAGTGGATATCCTTTCTTAGTAAGCAGATTATGTCAGATAATAGATGAAAAGCTTTTAAAGGAACATGAAAAGGAATGGACGGAAAACCATGTTGTTGAAGCTGTGAAACTTATTTTAAAAGAAAATAATACTTTATTTGATGACTTAGTAAAAAATCTAGAAAATAATAGAGAGTTATATGAGCAGGTATATTATATAACTGTTAAAGGTGATATTAGAGTTTTTAACATTTTAAATCCAATAATTAACTTAGGAGTTATATATGGTATTTTTAAAGAAGAAGATAATAAAGTATATATCCACAACAGAATTTATGAGCAGATAATATATAACTATATGATTTCTAAAACAGAATCAAAAGGAGATATAAGCAGATATAATTTTAGAGATAATTTTATTAAATATAATAATGAGCTTGATTTTGAAAAAATACTTTTAAAATATCAGCAATTTATGAAAGAACAGTACTCAGATAAAGATTCAAAATTTATTGAAAGAGAAGGAAGATTATTATTTTTAGCCTTTATAAAGCCAATAATAAATGGCATAGGTTTTGATTTTAAAGAAGTTCAAATATCACAAGAAAAAAGACTGGATGTAGTTGTTACCTATGACAAATATAAATATGTAGCAGAACTTAAAATATGGCATGGGGAAGAATATCATAAAAAAGGACTTAAACAACTTTGTGATTATCTTGAAATCCAGGGACTTAATAAGGGTTATTTAGTTATATATGATTTTAATAAAGGTAAGAAGTTTAAGAGTGATAGAGTGGTTGTTGAGGGGAAAGAGATATTTATGATTTGGGTTTAGAACTAGTGGATAGTTGAAAGTGGAGAGTGGATAGTTAAAACACAACCAATTAACAGTTAAGAATTAAGAGTGAAAGTTTAAGAAAAAAACTTAAAAAAAATTTTTTATAACCTATAAAGTAATAAAAAAATAGTGCGATGTAATAAGTATAAAGTTGATAAAAACAAATTTTAAATAATAAATATTTTCATCTGACTAAATGTCAATTAATCTGTTAAGAATGCAGATATATTATTATATTTAGGAGGTTGAAAATTGAAAGAAAGTTTAGTTTATAATAAGGCTTTTGAATTTGCTATAAGAATAGTTAATTTATATAGGTATTTATGTAAAGAAAAAAATGAATATACTCTTTCAAAACAAGTTTTGAGATCAGGAACTAGTATAGGTGCTAATACAAAAGAAGCAATACAGGCGTCAAGTAAACGGGATTTTCTAATGAAAATGAATATAGCTTTAAAAGAAGCTTCAGAAACAGATTATTGGCTAAATCTTCTTAAAGCTACTGATTATTTAGATTCAAAACTATCAGAATCAATTATAAATGATTGTAAAGAGTTAAATAAAATGCTTATATCTATAGTTAAAACAACAAAAGAAAAAGTAAATTAGAGATGTGTTAATATTTTACCTATATAGCTAACTTTCAACTGTCCACTATCAACTTTCAACTCATTAATGCTAGTAAACTTTCATCTTAACTAACAACCAACAATTGCAAGTTAAATGAAGGATTTATCTATAAATCAAAAAAAAGGACAAGGATGTCCGTTAAAAATCAGGGAGGTAACATATTATGATAATTAATCACAATTTAATGGCAAATAATGCTTTAAGAAACATGAACATTAACTCTGGTAATGCATCTAAATCAATGCAAAAATTATCTTCAGGTCTTAGAATTAATGGTGCAGCAGATGACGCAGCAGGATTGGCTATATCTGAAAAAATGAGAGGACAAATTAGAGGTCTTGATCAAGCTTCAAGCAATGCTCAAGATGGTATATCATTAATACAAACTGCTGAAGGTGCATTAAATGAAACTCACAGCATTCTTCAAAGAATGAGAGAATTAGCAGTTCAATCAGCTACTGATACTAATACAGATGATGATAGAGCAAAAATCCAGGCTGAAACTGATGAACTTGCAAAAGAAATAACTAGAATATCAAATACAACAGAGTTCAATACTCAAAATTTGCTTGCTGGTGGATTGGATGATACTTTCCAAATAGGAGCAAATAAAGGTCAAAATATTAATTTGAAAATTTCAGCAATGGATGCACAAAGTTTGGGAGTTTCTGGAAGCAAGTTAAATGCTACATTAGCATCTGGAGCAACTGATGTAACTGGAGTTGCATTAAGTGGTGCTAAAGGTACATCAGTAGTGGATGGTAAAACAGTTACAATTTCTGCTAGTGATACTGCTGCAGTTGCAACTTGGGCTGCTGCTGATACAGGATTAACAGGTACTACAATTAGTACTAAAAACAACACTTCAGATTACAATGGTTGGAAATTTAGCTTTTCAACATCAGGTTCATCAACTATTGCAGCTACAGCTGATTCAGCAAATAAAACAATTACATTAACTGGAAGTACAACTGCTGGAGATTGGACAGAGGATGCTATTAATGATGCATTAAGTGCAGCCGGATATGGTAGTGTATTTGTTGCAACTGGAGATGCTTCTGCTGTATCTACTAGTACTGGAGTTGTTGCTTCTACAGATGGTTTAGCTGCTGATGAAGTTTTATTAACAGCTACTGAAGGTTTAAATACTGGTAAAGTAATAGTTAAAGATAATGCAGCAACTGCAACTTTTACAGATGATAAATTTAAAGGATTATCAATAAGCCTTGATGGATCAAGTAGTGCTTCAACTGCATCTACTATAACATTGGCAACACAACAATCAAGTATTACTACATTTAATGATGATGGTAGTATAAATAAAGAAGCTATTGCAGCGGCAGGTATTGATGTTTCTACTCAAGAATCTGCAAATACAGCAATAGAAACAATAAACAATGCAATTACAAAGGTTTCAGAAGAAAGAAGTAAACTTGGTGCTTATTCAAATAGATTAGAGCACACAATAGCTAACTTAGGAACTTCATCAGAAAACTTGACAGCATCTGAATCAAGAATAAGAGACGTTGATATGGCAAAAGAAATGTCAACATTCTCAAAAAACAATATTCTTTCTCAAGCTGCTCAAGCTATGTTGGCTCAAGCAAATAATCAACCACAGCAGGTTTTACAACTTCTTAGGTAGGATTATTTGAGGGTCTCTTAAAGAGTAATCTTTAAGCACACATTGGGTGAATTGCTGGAACTTCCTTAAGATGTTTCTCTACAACGAAGTTCGAAAGGACAGGCGTGAAGGATTGAAAAGCAAACAGATTGGATAATCAGCAGCCAAGCTCCTGGATCGAAAGGTTGGAGAAGGTTCAACGACTAGAGTATACCACCTAAGCAGTTGACAATTGATAGTGGATAGTTGACAGTTAAAAACATTACTATCATTTAAAAATTTGTATGGTGATGAAACTCGTAGGGATGAGGTTTCCCGAAGTGCCCAACCCCAGAAGACAGTTGAAAGTTGAGAGTCGATAGTGGAAAGTTAAAAAATTCCTATCAATCTTAAGCATAAATTGATTATGGGTGAAGATATAGTCTGGCAATGATTGAAAGGTCATTGATGAAACGCAAGCAAATCAACAACCTCAACAGGTTCTTCAATTATTGAGATAATTGAGAATTTAGTAAGAATAATTAGGAGGAGTCAGGGTGAAAACTCTGGCTTCTTTGTTATTGCTTTAATATTTTAAAATGTCATAGTTTTATATTTATTTTCATAAAATATTTCAGATAAATTCATGAGATGTATTAAAAGGTGTTGATTTACAATAAAAATTTCTTGACAATCTACAGTAAGGCTTTTTATTTGATATAAAGTTGATATTTTATAGTTGAAGAATTGATGAAAATTAGAATAAAAATGTTATAATAAGTTTATATTGGTAAATATACAGTTTAGTATATATTATTAAAAGATATATAAGCATGAAATTATAGTATATTTAATAGAAAAGGTATTAAATTAACTAATTAAAGTTATTGAAAGAAAAATGCTTCAAAATATAAGTTAAGTAAATTCAATATAGATTGAGATGTTTTTGAGGAAAGCAAAATAATATATAG
This genomic window from Clostridium pasteurianum DSM 525 = ATCC 6013 contains:
- a CDS encoding flagellar protein FliT, encoding MNTLKQYLDYYKNITIELINNLYCDKLDDIDEFMKKRQSILEEIGQLNCSKKEFNLITTEIELPEIEKRLKYVMTEKKEKLLMEMEKMAMSRNANNSYNKNLYGKSQVFSKKI
- a CDS encoding four helix bundle protein, with product MKESLVYNKAFEFAIRIVNLYRYLCKEKNEYTLSKQVLRSGTSIGANTKEAIQASSKRDFLMKMNIALKEASETDYWLNLLKATDYLDSKLSESIINDCKELNKMLISIVKTTKEKVN
- a CDS encoding flagellin, with product MIINHNLMANNALRNMNINSGNASKSMQKLSSGLRINGAADDAAGLAISEKMRGQIRGLDQASSNAQDGISLIQTAEGALNETHSILQRMRELAVQSATDTNTDDDRAKIQAETDELAKEITRISNTTEFNTQNLLAGGLDDTFQIGANKGQNINLKISAMDAQSLGVSGSKLNATLASGATDVTGVALSGAKGTSVVDGKTVTISASDTAAVATWAAADTGLTGTTISTKNNTSDYNGWKFSFSTSGSSTIAATADSANKTITLTGSTTAGDWTEDAINDALSAAGYGSVFVATGDASAVSTSTGVVASTDGLAADEVLLTATEGLNTGKVIVKDNAATATFTDDKFKGLSISLDGSSSASTASTITLATQQSSITTFNDDGSINKEAIAAAGIDVSTQESANTAIETINNAITKVSEERSKLGAYSNRLEHTIANLGTSSENLTASESRIRDVDMAKEMSTFSKNNILSQAAQAMLAQANNQPQQVLQLLR